In Mycobacteriales bacterium, the genomic window TCAGGGGTGGCGCCGGGTGTCGCTGGCGTCACGGGTTTGTTCGTGCCGACCCGCCTCAGCGGTTCGGTGACCCCCGTCACGAACGGATCACGGCTGCGGGTGGCCGCTAGGCTCCGAGGTGCCGGATCGCCGGTCGCTCCGTTCGTCCCACAAGTGCAGAAGGAGGCTCGAGACCCGTGGTCGCCTCCGCGCCTGCCTCGCGTGCCCGGCTCCACCAGGTGCTCGCCCCCGTCGTGTCGGCCGCCGGCCTCGACCTCGAGGACGTCGAGGTGCAGGCCGCCGGCCGCCGCAGCGTCGTGCGGGTGCTCGTCGACCGTGACGGCGGCGTCACTCTCGACGACGTCGCCGAGGTCTCGCGCACCGTCTCGGAGGCCCTCGACGCGCTCGACGACAGCGAGCCCGGCGTGCTCGCCGGCGCCTACGTCCTCGAGGTCGGCTCGCCGGGCGTCGACCGCCCGCTCACCGAGGCCCGCCACTGGCGGCGCGCCGCCGGCCGTCTCGTGGCCGTCACACGCGTCGACGGGCCAGCCGTCACCGGCCGAGTGGTGCGGGCCGACGACACCAGCGCCGTCCTCGACGTCGACGGCACGGAGGTCGTCGTAGGACTGTCCGAGGTCCGCAAGGCCCTGGTGCAGGTGGAGTTCTCCCGCCCCGGCGAGCCCGAGCCCGAGCCTGAGCTCGACGAG contains:
- the rimP gene encoding ribosome maturation factor RimP produces the protein MVASAPASRARLHQVLAPVVSAAGLDLEDVEVQAAGRRSVVRVLVDRDGGVTLDDVAEVSRTVSEALDALDDSEPGVLAGAYVLEVGSPGVDRPLTEARHWRRAAGRLVAVTRVDGPAVTGRVVRADDTSAVLDVDGTEVVVGLSEVRKALVQVEFSRPGEPEPEPELDETDTDDEEVDA